The genome window CCGTTTCGCCGTCAACGCCGTAGAAGAGGTAGTTCTTCATCTTCGGGGGCAGCATCGACTGGTCGGCGCCGTAGCCGCCCGAAGCGAGAATCACCGCCTTCGACGTGAGTTCAACCGTGTTCCCGGCGGCATCCGTCGCCTTCACGCCGATCACGCGGCCCGACGGGTCGCGAATGAATTCCTGCGCGCGGGTTTCGAGCATGAGCTTCCCGCCCATGCCGAGGAACTTGTCCTTCATCAGGTGGAGGAAGTTGACCGAACGGCCCTTGACGCCGAGCTGGCGGTTCGCGGAATGGTCCGGATACTGCGTGGCGGCAGGACCATACGGAATCTTCATGTCGTAGATGAGCCAGTCGACAACGCCGCCCACCTTTTCGGTCACCATCTTGACGAGGACCGGGTCGTTTCTGTCCTTGCCGACGCGGAAGATGTCCTTGTAGGCGAGTTCAGGCGAATCCTTCGTCTCATGCATCACGTCGCGCTGGTATTTCGAACCCGTCGCGATGAGCGTGCCGGCATTGAGAACCGTGGCGCCGCCGATGGTCGGCATCTTTTCGATGAGGATCACCTTCTTGCCGAGGGTCTCGGCCTTAACGGCAGCGGAAATGCCCGAGCCGCCGGCACCCACCACGACGATGTCGGCATTTTCCTTAATGACCTTCTTGGCGGTCTTCTTGGGCACAACGGCCGCGGCAAACTGCGCCGGGTCGCCGCCCGCAGCGCGGATGGCGTTTGCAACAGCGCCCTTGATGCCGTTCGACGTCATCGTGGCGCCCGTCACGGCATCAACACCCGTCGACTGAGCCTGAACGATTTCGCCGGGAATGCGCGCAAGCGCCGCGTCCGAAATGCCGGCGGTTTCCGAATGCTTCACGACCTTCACGTCGGCAATATGACCGCTCTTAACGGTCATTTCGACGACCACGGCGCCGTTTCTGCCCTGGCCTTCGCCCTTCCAGGTGCCGTCCTTCAGGGCAGCAGCGGATGCGGAGGCGGCAAGCACGCCGCCGAGGGCGAGCGCGATGCCGAGTTTGGCGAATTTCTGCATATTTCTCTCCTTATGCATGAGTATTTGCAGGCGGGCGTCGGGGTGTCTTTTTCCCCGCAGTCGCTGCGAATGCCCTTTGATTGTGAAATGCACGATAGCCCTTTGTGATTACCTCTGACAAGATGCGCTTTTGCTTTAAACCAAGTGTTTACATGCAAGGGTTTACGCGCACAACGATGCAGATCAAAAGAGAAACGCCTTGTCATCGTTTTGTCATATTTTCTTAGTCCCGCTGTCATGCGGCATCCCGACAATCCGCGCTGTCCTTGAAATCCTTTCTCTCAAAACAAAACCTCCCTGAGCGAGGTCAGCAACCTATGGACAGCTACTATCTCGTGATGCTCGCCTTCCTCGGCGTCATCGCAATCATCGACCTCTTCGTCGGCGTCTCGAACGATGCCGTGAACTTTCTTAATTCCGCGCTCGGCTGCCGGATTGCCAAATTCCGCACGACGATGTGGGTGGCGACGGCAGGCGTGCTTTTGGGCGCCACCTTTTCGTCCGGCATGATGGAGATTGCGCGCTCGGGCGTCTTCAATCCGCAGATGTTCAGCTTTGCGGAAATCATGGTGATCTTCTTCGCCGTCATGGTGGCGGACGTGATTCTGCTTGACGCCTTCAATACGCTCGGGCTTCCCACGTCGACCACCGTTTCGATCGTCTTTGAGCTCCTCGGTTCCGCAATCGCCGCGGCCTGCTTCAAGCTCGTCGCCGACGGGGCGTCCCTCACCGAAGTCGCCGACTACATCAACAACTCCAAGGCGCTCACGATCATCTCGGGCATTCTGGTCTCCGTGGTGGTCGCCTTCGTTTCGGGCGCCGTCATTCAGTACATTGCCCGCCTGATCTTCTCCTTCCGATTTGAAGGCGCCTACCGCAAGGTGGGCGGGGTCTACGCGGGCCTTGCGATCACGGCGATCATCTACTTCCTCGTCATGAAGGGCGCGAAGGGCGCTTCCTTCATGCGACCCGAATGGATCGACTGGATCAACGCCAATACGACCGTCATCCTCGCGACCCTCTTCATCGGGCTCACGATTGTCTTCCAGGCGTTCATCAGCCTCTTCAACATCAACGTCTTCAAAATCATCATTCTTGCGGGCACCTTTTCGCTCGCCTTCGCTTTTGCCGGGAACGACCTCGTGAACTTCGTGGGCGTCCCGCTTGCCGCCTACGATGCCTACCGCGAATGGGCGGCCTCGGGCGTTTCCGACGGCGCCTTCATGATGGGCGGGCTCCTGAAGCCCTCCACTGCTCCGACGGCCTTCCTCCTCTTCTCGGGCCTCGTGATGGTGCTCACCCTCTGGTTCTCGAAGAAGGCGCACCGCGTCATTCAGACCTCCATCAACCTTTCTTCCGCGCAGTCGGGCGAACAGGAGCAGTTCGGCGCATCGCTGCCCGGCCGGATGATCGTGCGCGCCTCGATGACGCTCGGAAGCGTCATTCACCAGATCATGCCGGGGACGCTCTCCCGCGCGCTCGCAAGCCGCTTTGAGCCTGCGCCCGTTGCGGAAGGGACGCAGCCCCTTCCTTTCGACTACGTCCGCGCTTCGATCAACCTCGTCCTCTCGGCGATTCTGATTGCCTCAGCCACGTCCCTCAAGCTCCCGCTTTCGACCACCTACGTCACCTTCATGGTCGCGATGGGCTCGTCCTTTGCCGACGGCGCCTGGGACCGCGAAACCGCCGTCTACCGCATTTCGGGCGTCCTCACGGTGATTTCGGGCTGGTTCATCACGGCCCTCTGCGCGAGCACGCTCGCCGGCATCGTCGCGACCCTCGTCTTCTTCGGCGGCGAAATCATGGCGGTGATCCTCGGACTCGCGGCGATTGCGCTTCTCGTACGCTCGAACATCAGGGCGACCCTCTCGGACGACTCGCTCGTCAATCAGAGCAACGTCCGCTACGATGCCCCGACCATCCGCACCATGATCGATGAGAAGGCGCCGGAAAATCTCCGCCGCTCGATCGAACTCTGCCGCTCGATCCTCGACGGCCTCCTCTCCGACCGCGAATCGGCCTTGAGAAGCGCCAAGTCGGATGCCTCGGAATTCTTCGACGACCTCTCGGCCGCCCGCGGCATCTACTACCGCATGGCGCTCTCCGACAAGAAGCCCTCTGAAGCCGATTTCGATGCCCGCTACTGCTACTTCCGCGCGTTCACGAACATGCGTGAAGTCGGCCGTTCGCTCCAGGGCCTCGCGAAGCTCGCCCTCGACCATGTCGCGAACCGACACCGCGTGTATGAGGGGCGCCTCGCCGACGACCTGAGAACGCTCGTAGGCCTCCTTGAAGCCATGAGCAAATCTGAGAACGGCAATCCCGACATCGCGGTCTTCCACGCGAATGCCCAGAAGGCGCTTCAGGCCATCGACCGCCTCCAGAGCGAGCTCCTTCGCGCCATTCCGGCCGAAGGCATCTCGATCAGAGGGTCCGAGCTCTACCTCACCTTCCTCCTTTTCGCACGCGAACTCATCAACCACTATGAGATCACGGCGATGATCCAGACGAAGGTCAACGCGCTCGCTCAAGAACCCTAAATACCTCGCAAGCGGCCCATAAACCGCTCTCACCTCCGGCCGGCGTTGATTTCAAA of Sutterella faecalis contains these proteins:
- a CDS encoding inorganic phosphate transporter, encoding MDSYYLVMLAFLGVIAIIDLFVGVSNDAVNFLNSALGCRIAKFRTTMWVATAGVLLGATFSSGMMEIARSGVFNPQMFSFAEIMVIFFAVMVADVILLDAFNTLGLPTSTTVSIVFELLGSAIAAACFKLVADGASLTEVADYINNSKALTIISGILVSVVVAFVSGAVIQYIARLIFSFRFEGAYRKVGGVYAGLAITAIIYFLVMKGAKGASFMRPEWIDWINANTTVILATLFIGLTIVFQAFISLFNINVFKIIILAGTFSLAFAFAGNDLVNFVGVPLAAYDAYREWAASGVSDGAFMMGGLLKPSTAPTAFLLFSGLVMVLTLWFSKKAHRVIQTSINLSSAQSGEQEQFGASLPGRMIVRASMTLGSVIHQIMPGTLSRALASRFEPAPVAEGTQPLPFDYVRASINLVLSAILIASATSLKLPLSTTYVTFMVAMGSSFADGAWDRETAVYRISGVLTVISGWFITALCASTLAGIVATLVFFGGEIMAVILGLAAIALLVRSNIRATLSDDSLVNQSNVRYDAPTIRTMIDEKAPENLRRSIELCRSILDGLLSDRESALRSAKSDASEFFDDLSAARGIYYRMALSDKKPSEADFDARYCYFRAFTNMREVGRSLQGLAKLALDHVANRHRVYEGRLADDLRTLVGLLEAMSKSENGNPDIAVFHANAQKALQAIDRLQSELLRAIPAEGISIRGSELYLTFLLFARELINHYEITAMIQTKVNALAQEP
- a CDS encoding FAD-dependent oxidoreductase produces the protein MQKFAKLGIALALGGVLAASASAAALKDGTWKGEGQGRNGAVVVEMTVKSGHIADVKVVKHSETAGISDAALARIPGEIVQAQSTGVDAVTGATMTSNGIKGAVANAIRAAGGDPAQFAAAVVPKKTAKKVIKENADIVVVGAGGSGISAAVKAETLGKKVILIEKMPTIGGATVLNAGTLIATGSKYQRDVMHETKDSPELAYKDIFRVGKDRNDPVLVKMVTEKVGGVVDWLIYDMKIPYGPAATQYPDHSANRQLGVKGRSVNFLHLMKDKFLGMGGKLMLETRAQEFIRDPSGRVIGVKATDAAGNTVELTSKAVILASGGYGADQSMLPPKMKNYLFYGVDGETGDGFKMATKIGAGTINLDLVKMYPQGVETRPHHGLAATASSTDTMKKSGAIYVNRDGKRFVDENAGLGVLTDKTIEQPGSIAYIVMDAAAWKQYVAKSLEDKLVPDAASLDQWTKIVNNGRPVMAVSKNLEDAAKTMGIDPKGLAAQVAHWNDMVKAGADKDFNRRITGGLGEGPYHIVEQKVRYQTTLGGLKADGGMRILDKAGNPIPGLYGAGCVVGGANGADSMTAMMNSWAIVSGVVAAETAAKDLK